A single genomic interval of Osmia lignaria lignaria isolate PbOS001 chromosome 9, iyOsmLign1, whole genome shotgun sequence harbors:
- the LOC117605840 gene encoding farnesol dehydrogenase-like encodes MNQWCGKIAAVTGASSGIGKATSIALLKHGVNVVGLARRLETMKKIPNEVEGIKGKFYPIQCDLSKEEDIIKAFKFVETLGGADILVNNAGLGYVESITESSTEHMKNVLDLNVLASAICAREITQSLRKRKARGQIINVNSVLGHNAALISKPCSLYETSKYAITGMSETLRKDMQQSKAPIKVTSLSPGIVKTDLSLLQDAGGETFFDAVSHIYSEDIADGIIYVLTTPPHVQVNELTITALHSGIIPTEKIKL; translated from the exons ATGAATCAGTGGTGTGGAAAAATAGCTGCTGTGACTGGCGCCAGTTCCGGAATCGGCAAAGCCACCAGTATAGCTTTACTGAAGCACGGTGTGAACGTGGTTGGGCTGGCAAGAAGATTGGAAACTATGAAGAAGATACCGAACGAAGTGGAAGGTATAAAAGGTAAATTTTATCCGATTCAATGCGACCTTTCCAAGGAAGAGGATATCATAAAAGCGTTCAAATTCGTCGAGACGCTCGGGGGCGCTGATATTTTGGTGAACAACGCCGGCTTAGGATACGTGGAAAGCATCACAG AGTCTTCCACGGAACACATGAAAAACGTGCTGGACTTAAATGTACTAGCCTCAGCAATTTGTGCACGGGAAATTACACAGTCATTGAGAAAACGCAAGGCAAGAGGACAAATCATTAACGTAAACAG TGTTCTTGGACACAATGCAGCGCTGATATCTAAACCGTGTAGCCTTTACGAAACGAGCAAATATGCGATAACTGGGATGTCGGAAACGTTAAGAAAAGACATGCAACAATCAAAAGCGCCGATTAAAGTAACG AGCTTATCACCTGGAATAGTGAAGACAGATCTTTCGCTTCTTCAGGATGCTGGCGGTGAAACATTTTTCGATGCAGTATCACACATATATAGTGAAGATATTGCCGATGGCATCATATATGTCCTTACTACACCACCGCATGTACAG gtGAACGAATTGACAATTACAGCTTTGCACAGCGGAATTATTCCTactgaaaaaataaaactataA